From one Brachypodium distachyon strain Bd21 chromosome 4, Brachypodium_distachyon_v3.0, whole genome shotgun sequence genomic stretch:
- the LOC100844401 gene encoding subtilisin-like protease SBT1.8: MPPMQQQPPPVVVLLLLFFLACSYTLASGSTDDEGAAAAATYIVYLNPALKPSPYATHLHWHHAHLESLSLDPSRSLLYSYTTAAPSAFAARLLPSHATELQSHPAVASVHEDVLLPLHTTRSPLFLHLPPYDDPAAADAGGGADVIIGVLDTGVWPDSPSFVDTGLGPVPARWRGSCDTKAADFPSSLCNRKLIGARAFFRGSSASAGAAAAAGGGRNGSSSSSHGVNGEVSASPRDRDGHGTHTASTAAGAVVAGASLLGYARGTARGMAPGARVAAYKVCWRQGCFSSDILAGMEQAIDDGVDVLSLSLGGGALPLSRDPIAVGALAAARRGIVVACSAGNSGPSPSSLVNTAPWVITVGAGTLDRNFPAYAKLGNGETHAGMSLYSPGEDDEDDDDGDKMFPLVYDKGFRTGSKLCMPGSLDAAAVKGKVVLCDRGGNSRVEKGQVVKQAGGVGMVLANTAQSGEEIVADSHLLPAVAVGAKSGDAIRRYVESNDDAEVALSFGGTAVDVHPAPVVAAFSSRGPNRVVPQLLKPDVIGPGVNILAGWTGSVGPTGLIADERRPKFNILSGTSMSCPHISGLAAFVKAAHPDWSPSAIKSALMTTAYAVDNNGSPLLDAAGDNTTATPWSFGSGHVDPVKALSPGLVYDTSIDDYVAFLCTVGGASSPRQIQAITGSRTAKGNATCQRKLSSPGDLNYPSFSVVYPLRKSHSTVKYRRELTNVGAAGSVYTVKVTGGPSSVSVAVKPARLVFKKAGDKLKYTVAFKSSAQGAPTDAAFGWLTWSSADGEHDVRSPISYTWGM, encoded by the exons ATGCCCCCAATGCAGCAGCAACCGCCccccgtcgtcgtcctcctactcctcttcttccttgcctGCTCGTACACGCTCGCCTCCGGCAGCACTGACGATgaaggcgcggcggcggcggcgacctaCATTGTGTACCTGAACCCGGCGCTCAAGCCGTCGCCCTACGCCACCCACCTGCACTGGCACCACGCCCACCTCGAGTCGCTCTCCCTGGACCCCTCGCGCAGCCTCCTCTACTCCTACACCACGGCCGCGCCGTCCGCCttcgccgcccgcctcctcccgtccCACGCCACGGAGCTGCAGAGCCACCCCGCCGTGGCCTCCGTCCACGAGGACGTCCTGCTCCCGCTCCACACCACGCGctcccctctcttcctccaccTCCCGCCTTACGACGATCCAGCCGCCGCTGACGCAGGTGGAGGCGCCGATGTCATCATCGGGGTGCTCGACACCGGCGTCTGGCCCGACAGCCCCAGCTTCGTCGACACTGGCCTGGGCCCTGTCCCGGCGCGCTGGCGCGGGTCCTGCGACACCAAGGCCGCCGacttcccctcctccttgtGCAACCGGAAGCTTATCGGCGCGCGCGCCTTCTTCCGGGGCTCCAGCGCCAGTgccggcgcggccgcggccgcgggcggcgggaggaacggctcttcttcttcctcccacgGAGTCAATGGCGAAGTCTCGGCGTCGCCGAGGGACCGCGACGGGCACGGCACCCACACGGCGTCCACGGCCGCGGGTGCCGTGGTGGCCGGCGCGAGCctcctcgggtacgcgcgcgGCACGGCCCGCGGGATGGCTCCCGGGGCGCGCGTGGCCGCGTACAAGGTGTGCTGGAGGCAAGGGTGCTTCAGCTCCGACATCCTGGCCGGCATGGAGCAGGCCATCGACGACGGCGTGGACGTGCTTTCCCTCTccctgggcggcggcgcgctgccGCTCTCGCGCGACCCCATCGCCGTCGGCGCGCTCGcagccgcccgccgcggcaTCGTCGTCGCGTGCTCGGCCGGGAACAGCGGGCCCTCACCCTCGTCGCTCGTCAATACCGCCCCGTGGGTGATCACGGTCGGCGCCGGCACGCTCGACCGCAACTTCCCGGCATACGCCAAGCTGGGGAACGGCGAGACCCACGCCGGCATGTCCCTGTACTCacccggcgaggacgacgaagacgacgacgacggcgacaaGATGTTCCCTCTGGTGTACGACAAGGGCTTCCGCACGGGGAGCAAGCTCTGCATGCCGGGCTCGCTGGACGCGGCCGCGGTGAAGGGCAAGGTGGTCCTTTGCGACAGGGGCGGGAACTCGCGGGTGGAGAAGGGGCAGGTGGTGAAGCaagccggcggcgtcgggatGGTGCTCGCCAACACCGCCCAGAGCGGCGAGGAGATCGTGGCGGACAGCCACCTGCTCCCCGCCGTGGCCGTGGGCGCCAAGAGCGGCGATGCTATAAGGAGGTACGTGGAGTCGAACGATGATGCGGAGGTGGCCTTGAGCTTCGGCGGCACGGCGGTCGACGTGCACCCGGCGCCGGTGGTGGCCGCATTCAGCTCTCGCGGGCCCAACAGGGTGGTGCCGCAGCTGCTCAAGCCGGATGTGATCGGACCTGGGGTGAACATCTTGGCCGGGTGGACCGGGTCCGTCGGGCCTACCGGGTTGATCGCCGACGAGCGGCGACCCAAGTTCAACATCTTGTCAG GAACGTCCATGTCGTGCCCTCACATCAGCGGGCTCGCCGCGTTCGTGAAGGCGGCGCACCCGGACTGGAGCCCCAGCGCCATCAAGTCGGCGCTCATGACCACCGCGTACGCCGTCGACAACAACGGCTCGCCCCTCCTGGACGCGGCCGGCGACAACACCACGGCCACGCCGTGGTCCTTCGGCTCCGGCCACGTGGACCCGGTCAAGGCCCTCTCCCCGGGCCTCGTCTACGACACCTCCATCGACGACTACGTGGCCTTCCTCTGCACCGTCGGCGGCGCCTCCTCGCCACGTCAGATCCAGGCCATCACGGGCAGCAGAACGGCGAAAGGAAACGCGACGTGCCAGCGGAAGCTGTCCAGCCCCGGCGACCTCAACTACCCGTCCTTCTCCGTCGTGTACCCGCTCCGGAAGTCCCACAGCACGGTGAAGTACCGCCGCGAGCTGACCaacgtcggcgccgccgggtcGGTGTACACCGTGAAGGTCACCGGTGGGCCGAGCAGCGTCAGCGTGGCCGTGAAGCCCGCGAGGCTCGTGTTCAAGAAGGCCGGGGACAAGCTCAAGTACACCGTCGCGTTCAAGTCGTCGGCGCAAGGTGCCCCGACGGACGCCGCGTTCGGGTGGCTGACGTGGAGCAGCGCCGACGGGGAGCACGACGTGCGGAGCCCGATATCGTATACGTGGGGGATGTAA
- the LOC104585106 gene encoding cytochrome P450 71A1 has protein sequence MDQLPQWASLLAVLLATALFFKTIHRRRRGNQRTYNLPPGPKPWPIIGNLNLIGTLPHHSIHALAKQYGPLMQLRFGSFPVVVGSSVDMAKFFLKTHDAVFIDRPKTAAGKHTGYNYSDITWSPYGAYWRQARKMCLTELFSAKRLESYEYIRSEEMRALLCGLHEASGLGRVVKLKDYLSTLSLNVITRMVMGKRYQQDNEVADQGGSVTTLEELKSMLDELFLLEGVLVIGDSIPWLRWLDLQGYIKRMKKLSKVFDRFLEHVVDEHNERRLLEGQSFKATDMVDVLLEVASDPNLEVKLNRYGVKAITQDLMAGPETSATTVEWAVSEILKKPDVFGKATEELDRVVGRGRWVTEKDIRSLPYVEAIVKETLRMHPGSPLLSPRLSREDASVAGYDIPAGTRVLVNAWTIARDPALWDAPEEFMPERFLGSKIDVKGQDFELLPFGSGRRMCPGYSLGLKVIQVSLANLLHGFAWRLPDGVTKEELSMEEIFGLSTPRKFPLEVVAEPKLPGHLYERLE, from the exons ATGGATCAGCTTCCTCAATGGGCGTCCCTCCTGGCCGTGCTGCTGGCCACGGCGCTCTTCTTCAAGAccatccaccgccgccgccgcggcaaccAACGCACGTACAACCTCCCGCCGGGCCCGAAGCCATGGCCCATCATCGGCAACCTGAACCTCATCGGCACGCTCCCGCACCACTCCATCCACGCGCTCGCCAAGCAGTACGGCCCGCTGATGCAGCTCCGGTTCGGGTCCTTCCCCGTCGTGGTGGGCTCCTCCGTCGACATGGCcaagttcttcctcaagaCCCACGACGCGGTGTTCATCGACCGGCCCAAGACGGCAGCCGGCAAGCACACCGGCTACAACTACAGCGACATCACCTGGTCCCCCTACGGCGCCTACTGGCGCCAGGCACGGAAGATGTGCCTCACCGAGCTCTTCAGCGCCAAGCGGCTCGAGTCGTACGAGTACATACGCAGCGAGGAGATGCGGGCGCTGCTGTGCGGCCTGCACGAGGCCTCCGGGCTCGGGCGCGTCGTGAAGCTCAAAGATTACCTGTCCACCTTAAGCCTCAACGTGATCACGCGCATGGTGATGGGCAAGAGGTACCAGCAGGACAACGAGGTGGCGGACCAAGGGGGATCGGTGACGACGCTGGAGGAGCTCAAGTCAATGCTGGACGAGCTATTCTTGCTCGAAGGCGTCCTGGTTATCGGCGACTCCATCCCGTGGTTACGATGGCTGGACCTGCAGGGGTACATTAAGAGGATGAAGAAGCTGAGCAAGGTATTCGATCGGTTCCTCGAACATGTCGTGGACGAGCACAACGAGCGCCGCCTCCTAGAGGGGCAGAGCTTCAAGGCAACGGACATGGTCGATGTTCTGCTGGAGGTAGCCAGTGACCCCAATCTTGAGGTCAAGCTCAACCGGTACGGTGTCAAGGCCATCACTCAG GACCTGATGGCCGGCCCAGAGACTTCGGCGACCACGGTCGAGTGGGCCGTATCGGAGATCCTGAAGAAGCCCGACGTGTTCGGCAAGGCCACCGAGGAGCTGGACCGCGTGGTGGGCCGAGGCCGCTGGGTCACAGAGAAGGACATCCGGAGCCTACCATACGTGGAGGCCATCGTGAAGGAGACCTTGCGGATGCACCCGGGTTCGCCCCTGCTGTCGCCCCGCCTGTCCCGCGAGGACGCGTCCGTCGCCGGCTACGACATCCCCGCCGGCACGCGCGTGCTCGTCAACGCGTGGACCATCGCCCGCGACCCGGCTCTGTGGGACGCGCCGGAGGAGTTCATGCCGGAGCGGTTCCTCGGCAGCAAGATCGATGTCAAGGGGCAGGACTTCGAGCTACTGCCGTtcggttccggccggcggatGTGCCCCGGATATAGCCTGGGACTGAAGGTGATCCAGGTGAGCCTCGCGAACCTCCTGCATGGCTTCGCctggaggctcccggacggcgtcacGAAGGAGGAATTGAGCATGGAGGAGATCTTTGGGCTGTCCACGCCGCGCAAGTTCCCGCTAGAGGTCGTCGCCGAGCCCAAGCTCCCTGGTCATCTCTACGAACGGCTGGAGTAA